The following coding sequences lie in one Nocardioides sambongensis genomic window:
- a CDS encoding alpha/beta hydrolase — translation MPESTLTGHAGDLHVQSWEPGDPPRYLAVLVHGYGEHIGRYEHVALRLVADGAAVYGLDHLGHGRSSGERVLIPDFEPVVGDLHALVEHARGTHPGLPVVMIGHSMGGMIAARYAQRYGEGLACVVLSGPVLGRWDAVDALLAAEEIPDVPIDPSTLSRDPSVGQAYVADDLVWHGPFKRPTLEGLSATIATIEAAGAITRPVLWLHGEEDQLVPIEGSRVGWQAIRGPEAEQRSYSGARHEIFNETNQDEVLDDVLEFVHRRLSR, via the coding sequence ATGCCCGAATCGACCCTGACCGGCCACGCCGGCGACCTGCACGTGCAGTCCTGGGAGCCCGGTGACCCGCCCCGCTACCTGGCGGTCCTGGTCCACGGCTACGGCGAGCACATCGGCCGCTACGAGCACGTCGCGCTGCGCCTGGTGGCCGACGGAGCGGCCGTCTACGGGCTGGACCACCTGGGTCACGGCCGCAGCTCCGGCGAGCGGGTGCTGATCCCCGACTTCGAGCCGGTGGTCGGCGACCTGCACGCCCTGGTCGAGCACGCCCGTGGCACCCACCCCGGCCTCCCGGTGGTGATGATCGGGCACTCGATGGGCGGCATGATCGCCGCCCGCTACGCCCAGCGGTACGGCGAGGGCCTGGCCTGCGTCGTCCTCTCCGGCCCGGTGCTGGGCCGGTGGGACGCGGTGGACGCGCTGCTCGCCGCCGAGGAGATCCCCGACGTGCCGATCGACCCGTCCACGCTCTCCCGGGATCCGTCCGTCGGGCAGGCCTACGTCGCCGACGACCTGGTCTGGCACGGCCCGTTCAAGCGACCCACGCTGGAGGGGCTCAGCGCCACCATCGCGACGATCGAGGCCGCCGGCGCGATCACCCGGCCGGTGCTGTGGCTGCACGGCGAGGAGGACCAGCTGGTGCCGATCGAGGGCAGCCGGGTCGGCTGGCAGGCGATCCGCGGACCCGAGGCGGAGCAGCGCTCCTACTCCGGGGCCCGGCACGAGATCTTCAACGAGACCAACCAGGACGAGGTGCTCGACGACGTCCTGGAGTTCGTGCACCGCCGGCTCAGCCGCTGA
- a CDS encoding EamA family transporter, which yields MELGEAWWFWALLSAVFAALTAIFAKVGVAGIDSDVATFIRTVVILVTLGLILLALGKFQAPGDVSARTWVFLVLSGLATGASWICYFRALKVGDASLVAPVDKLSVVLVALFGVTLLGERLTGLQWVGISMVGVGAVVLAISG from the coding sequence ATGGAGCTCGGCGAGGCGTGGTGGTTCTGGGCGTTGCTCTCGGCGGTGTTCGCGGCGCTGACCGCGATCTTCGCGAAGGTCGGCGTGGCCGGGATCGACTCGGACGTGGCCACCTTCATCCGCACGGTCGTGATCCTGGTGACGCTGGGGCTGATCCTGCTGGCCCTGGGCAAGTTCCAGGCACCGGGCGACGTCTCCGCGCGCACCTGGGTCTTCCTGGTGCTCTCCGGCCTGGCCACCGGTGCGTCGTGGATCTGCTACTTCCGGGCGCTGAAGGTCGGCGACGCCTCGCTGGTGGCGCCGGTGGACAAGCTCAGCGTGGTGCTGGTGGCGCTGTTCGGGGTCACCCTGCTCGGCGAGCGCCTCACCGGCCTGCAGTGGGTCGGCATCTCGATGGTCGGCGTCGGGGCGGTGGTGCTCGCGATCAGCGGCTGA
- a CDS encoding patatin-like phospholipase family protein yields MTIGFVLGGGGVRGAVHVGMLKALFESGVRPDLVVGTSIGAITGAAVAADPDPRVVERLTAAWSSPAAGRVYGEPWYHQLRRFARSRINLYDPAPLRDLITEAADGRETFEELAVPLVVSAACIETSSEEWFDSGPLVQAVLASSSVPGALPPTPVGDRHYLDGGLVNSIPLGEAIRRGATTVYVLQVGRIEEPLTAPHNAADVARVAFEIARRHRFFRELENAPDDVTVHVLPTGGSLPGDDRLNAFKRLDTTQHRIEQAYTHTRDYLARVGGPDRGAGT; encoded by the coding sequence ATGACGATCGGGTTCGTGCTCGGCGGAGGGGGCGTCCGCGGCGCCGTGCACGTGGGCATGCTGAAGGCGCTGTTCGAGTCCGGGGTCCGCCCCGACCTGGTGGTGGGCACCTCGATCGGTGCGATCACCGGCGCGGCCGTCGCCGCCGACCCGGACCCGAGGGTGGTGGAGCGGCTCACCGCGGCCTGGTCCTCCCCGGCGGCCGGGAGGGTCTACGGCGAGCCGTGGTACCACCAGCTGCGCCGGTTCGCCCGGAGCCGGATCAACCTCTACGACCCCGCCCCGCTGCGCGACCTGATCACCGAGGCCGCGGACGGACGGGAGACGTTCGAGGAGCTCGCGGTGCCGCTGGTCGTCTCCGCGGCCTGCATCGAGACGTCCTCGGAGGAGTGGTTCGACAGCGGCCCGCTGGTCCAGGCGGTGCTCGCGTCGTCGTCGGTTCCCGGAGCCCTGCCGCCGACGCCGGTAGGGGACCGCCACTACCTGGACGGCGGGCTGGTGAACTCGATCCCGCTCGGGGAGGCGATCCGGCGTGGCGCCACCACGGTCTACGTGCTCCAGGTCGGCCGGATCGAGGAGCCGCTGACGGCGCCGCACAACGCCGCCGACGTGGCCCGGGTGGCCTTCGAGATCGCGCGGCGCCACCGTTTCTTCCGGGAGCTGGAGAACGCGCCGGACGACGTCACCGTGCACGTGCTGCCCACCGGCGGCTCGCTGCCCGGCGACGACAGGCTGAACGCGTTCAAGCGCCTGGACACCACGCAGCACCGGATCGAGCAGGCCTACACCCACACCCGCGACTACCTGGCCCGGGTCGGGGGCCCCGACCGCGGTGCCGGCACGTGA
- a CDS encoding lysophospholipid acyltransferase family protein encodes MLFPEGGNVTASRRARRIDSLRESGLDDLADRAAAMPHVMAPHAGGFATALEALESRGRAGAVLVVAHTGLERLVTVRDIWRELPMDKTIVLGGWVTPIADLPPDPEQRAGWLFDQWGLVDAWIQQRTPADPTTR; translated from the coding sequence GTGCTGTTCCCCGAGGGCGGCAACGTGACGGCCTCGCGCCGCGCCCGCCGGATCGACTCGCTGCGGGAGTCGGGCCTGGACGACCTCGCCGACCGGGCCGCGGCGATGCCGCACGTGATGGCGCCGCACGCCGGTGGGTTCGCCACCGCGCTGGAGGCGCTGGAGTCCCGGGGCCGGGCCGGTGCCGTGCTGGTCGTGGCCCACACCGGCTTGGAGCGCCTGGTCACCGTGCGCGACATCTGGCGTGAGCTGCCGATGGACAAGACGATCGTGCTCGGCGGTTGGGTCACCCCGATCGCCGACCTGCCCCCCGACCCCGAGCAGCGCGCCGGCTGGCTGTTCGACCAGTGGGGTCTGGTCGACGCGTGGATCCAGCAGCGCACCCCGGCCGATCCGACCACCCGTTGA
- a CDS encoding ABC-2 transporter permease, whose translation MTAPATAPAPAVRRQRGEVAPIPFTRVLDVELRKMFDTRSGFWLMASIVILSVVATAATIVFAPASDLDFETFASAIGIPMSVILPMIAILSVTGEWSQRTGLATFTMVPSRSRVIAAKWLLTVLVGVAGMAVALGVGALGNLVGSSIAGADVVWNISAREFGQIVLANSIGMLIGFTLGVLLRSSAAGIVGYFVYALVLPGVSSALASSQQWWADHGAWFDLNMATYPLYDTALTSEQWAQLGATAAIWLVLPMVVGVWAVLRSEVK comes from the coding sequence GTGACCGCACCGGCCACCGCCCCCGCGCCCGCCGTACGTCGTCAGCGGGGCGAGGTCGCCCCGATCCCGTTCACCCGGGTGCTCGACGTCGAGCTCCGCAAGATGTTCGACACCCGGTCCGGCTTCTGGCTGATGGCCAGCATCGTCATCCTCTCCGTGGTGGCGACCGCCGCGACGATCGTCTTCGCCCCCGCGTCCGACCTCGACTTCGAGACGTTCGCCTCCGCGATCGGCATCCCGATGTCGGTCATCCTGCCGATGATCGCGATCCTCTCGGTGACCGGGGAGTGGAGTCAGCGCACCGGCCTGGCCACCTTCACCATGGTGCCCAGCAGGAGCCGGGTGATCGCCGCCAAGTGGCTGCTCACCGTCCTGGTCGGCGTCGCCGGCATGGCCGTCGCGCTCGGTGTCGGCGCCCTGGGCAACCTGGTCGGCTCCTCGATCGCCGGGGCCGACGTGGTCTGGAACATCTCCGCCCGCGAGTTCGGCCAGATCGTGCTGGCGAACTCGATCGGCATGCTGATCGGCTTCACGCTCGGCGTGCTGCTGCGCAGCTCCGCGGCCGGCATCGTGGGCTACTTCGTCTACGCCCTGGTCCTGCCCGGCGTCTCCTCCGCGCTGGCCAGCAGCCAGCAGTGGTGGGCCGACCACGGTGCCTGGTTCGACCTGAACATGGCGACGTACCCGCTCTACGACACCGCGCTGACCAGCGAGCAGTGGGCCCAGCTCGGGGCGACCGCCGCGATCTGGCTGGTGCTGCCCATGGTGGTGGGCGTCTGGGCGGTGCTGCGCTCCGAGGTCAAGTGA
- a CDS encoding ABC transporter ATP-binding protein — protein MITIDALTKRYGGYTAVDHISFTAEAGRVTGFLGPNGAGKSTSMRVMVGLTEPTSGSATVLGRRFADLPNPGREVGVLLDASAQHAGRTGREILALAARTIGMPRSRVGEMLDLVSLTEEEAGRRVRNYSLGMRQRLGIAAALIGDPEVLILDEPANGLDPAGIRWMRDLLRRFADDGGTVLLSSHLLHEIEVIADDIVVIGNGEIVAGGTKEELLATAGTLVRADDSVALAAALTGAGITVHPSGSDGLRAESDLTTVGRAAFAAGIPVTELRAADGAGLEEIFLELTAQTQREGVAA, from the coding sequence ATGATCACGATCGATGCCCTGACCAAGCGGTACGGCGGCTACACCGCCGTCGACCACATCAGCTTCACCGCCGAGGCGGGTCGGGTGACCGGCTTCCTCGGACCGAACGGTGCCGGCAAGTCCACCTCCATGCGTGTCATGGTCGGCCTGACCGAGCCGACCTCCGGATCGGCGACCGTGCTCGGCCGCCGCTTCGCCGACCTGCCCAACCCCGGTCGCGAGGTCGGCGTGCTGCTGGACGCGTCCGCGCAGCACGCCGGCCGGACCGGACGGGAGATCCTCGCCCTGGCCGCCCGCACCATCGGGATGCCGAGGAGCCGGGTCGGCGAGATGCTCGACCTGGTCAGCCTGACCGAGGAGGAGGCGGGCCGCCGGGTCCGCAACTACTCCCTCGGCATGCGGCAGCGTCTCGGCATCGCCGCGGCCCTGATCGGCGACCCCGAGGTGCTGATCCTCGACGAGCCGGCCAACGGGCTCGACCCGGCGGGCATCCGCTGGATGCGCGACCTGCTGCGGCGCTTCGCCGACGACGGCGGCACGGTGCTGCTCTCCTCCCACCTGCTGCACGAGATCGAGGTGATCGCCGACGACATCGTCGTCATCGGCAACGGCGAGATCGTCGCCGGCGGCACCAAGGAGGAGCTGCTCGCCACCGCCGGCACCCTGGTGCGCGCCGACGACTCCGTCGCCCTGGCCGCGGCGCTGACCGGCGCCGGCATCACCGTCCACCCCTCCGGCAGCGACGGCCTGCGCGCCGAGAGCGACCTCACCACCGTCGGCCGCGCCGCGTTCGCGGCCGGCATCCCCGTCACCGAGCTCCGCGCCGCCGACGGCGCCGGACTGGAGGAGATCTTCCTCGAGCTCACCGCCCAGACCCAGCGCGAAGGAGTCGCAGCATGA
- a CDS encoding DsbA family oxidoreductase produces MRIDIWSDVACPWCSIGKKRLDRALADFEHADEVEVVYHSYQLDPSAPAEPTERARDMLARKYRMSAAQAAQAQDRVTALAAEEGMFWRHDETWHVSTADAHRLLHLALAESGPQTQARLKEALWQAHFGEARNVADPAVLTELALGVGLDADRVAAVLGSNEFADAVEDDIRRAASLGATGVPFFVVDEKFGISGAQPVELFAQALERAWAERTPLQMVAADAGEDAACGPDGCAI; encoded by the coding sequence ATGCGCATCGACATCTGGTCCGACGTGGCCTGCCCGTGGTGCTCGATCGGCAAGAAGCGCCTGGATCGCGCGCTGGCCGACTTCGAGCACGCCGACGAGGTGGAGGTGGTCTACCACTCCTACCAGCTCGACCCCTCGGCGCCGGCCGAACCGACCGAGCGCGCCCGCGACATGCTCGCGCGCAAGTACCGGATGTCGGCGGCACAGGCCGCGCAGGCACAGGACCGGGTCACCGCGCTGGCCGCGGAGGAGGGCATGTTCTGGCGGCACGACGAGACCTGGCACGTCAGCACCGCCGACGCGCACCGGCTGCTGCACCTGGCCCTGGCCGAGTCCGGGCCGCAGACGCAGGCGCGGCTGAAGGAGGCGCTGTGGCAGGCGCACTTCGGCGAGGCCCGCAACGTCGCCGACCCGGCGGTCCTCACCGAGCTGGCGCTCGGAGTCGGTCTGGACGCGGACCGCGTCGCCGCGGTGCTGGGCTCGAACGAGTTCGCCGACGCCGTCGAGGACGACATCCGTCGGGCCGCCTCGCTCGGCGCGACCGGCGTCCCCTTCTTCGTGGTGGACGAGAAGTTCGGGATCTCGGGAGCCCAGCCGGTCGAGCTCTTCGCCCAAGCGCTGGAGCGCGCCTGGGCGGAGCGGACGCCGCTGCAGATGGTGGCGGCCGACGCGGGCGAGGACGCCGCCTGCGGCCCGGACGGCTGCGCGATCTGA
- the efeU gene encoding iron uptake transporter permease EfeU, which translates to MFANFLIGLREGLEAALVVSILVAYLVKTDRRELLPRIWGGVALAVAISLAFGAALTFGPRGLTFEAQEAIGGTLSIVAVAFVTWMIFWMATAARGLGAELRGQIDAAADGGRWSLAIVALLAVGREGLETALFLWAATQAATRDAAGSLTPTWEPLVGAALGIAVAVVLGYLIYRGAVSINLTHFFTWTGAFLILVAGGVLAYGVHDLQEAGILPGLHNLAFDVSEQIPPSSWYGTLLKGIFNFSPATTKLELAAWLCYVIPVGTLFLIRVRANRKPRPVAAPVP; encoded by the coding sequence GTGTTCGCGAACTTCCTGATCGGCCTGCGTGAGGGCCTCGAGGCGGCCCTGGTGGTCAGCATCCTGGTCGCCTACCTGGTCAAGACGGATCGTCGCGAGCTGCTGCCCCGGATCTGGGGCGGTGTGGCGCTCGCCGTCGCGATCTCGCTCGCCTTCGGTGCCGCGCTGACCTTCGGGCCGCGCGGGCTGACGTTCGAGGCCCAGGAGGCGATCGGCGGCACGCTGTCGATCGTCGCGGTCGCCTTCGTGACCTGGATGATCTTCTGGATGGCGACGGCGGCCCGCGGCCTGGGCGCCGAGCTGCGCGGCCAGATCGACGCAGCCGCCGACGGCGGCCGCTGGTCGCTGGCGATCGTCGCCCTGCTCGCGGTGGGTCGCGAGGGGCTGGAGACCGCACTCTTCCTGTGGGCGGCGACCCAGGCCGCCACCCGCGACGCGGCCGGATCGCTCACCCCGACCTGGGAGCCGCTGGTGGGTGCCGCGCTCGGGATCGCCGTCGCGGTGGTGCTCGGCTACCTGATCTACCGCGGTGCGGTCTCGATCAACCTGACCCACTTCTTCACCTGGACCGGGGCGTTCCTGATCCTGGTCGCCGGTGGCGTGCTGGCCTACGGCGTCCACGACCTCCAGGAGGCCGGCATCCTCCCGGGCCTGCACAACCTCGCCTTCGACGTCTCCGAGCAGATCCCGCCGTCGTCCTGGTACGGCACCCTGCTCAAGGGGATCTTCAACTTCTCCCCGGCCACCACCAAGCTGGAGCTGGCCGCCTGGCTCTGCTACGTGATCCCGGTCGGGACCCTCTTCCTGATCCGCGTCCGCGCCAACCGCAAGCCGCGCCCCGTCGCCGCTCCGGTGCCCTGA
- the efeO gene encoding iron uptake system protein EfeO, producing MRKTLLAPAAVLALLPALAACTDNADSGDSADGDVRALTVASGDDACEVSAGSAPAGTLTFDVTNTGSDVTEFYLLGEDGLRIVGEVENIGPNLTKTLTVNAPEGDYFTACKPGMVGEGIRTGFAVTASDDDVEVSASDQELIDTAEANYRAYVQDQSAQLLEKTQEFVDLYEAGDDDEARALYPVARTNWERIETVAESFGDLDPKMDAREADVDFAAGEKWTGWHLIEKDLWPEDAEKGYQPLTARQRVTYADDLMANTTDLNDRIQATGADALEYPIDAIANGSIGLLEEVANGKITGEEEAWSHTDLWDFQANVDGARVAYEGVQELLETKDPELATELTEKFDALQALLDEQREGDGFVLYTDLTQDEVRELSAAVDALAEPLSQLTATLTA from the coding sequence ATGCGCAAGACCCTGCTCGCCCCGGCCGCCGTGCTCGCCCTGCTGCCGGCGCTGGCCGCCTGCACCGACAACGCCGACAGCGGGGACTCCGCCGACGGCGACGTCCGGGCGCTGACGGTCGCCTCCGGCGACGACGCCTGCGAGGTCTCCGCGGGCTCCGCCCCGGCCGGCACGCTGACCTTCGACGTGACCAACACCGGATCGGACGTCACCGAGTTCTACCTGCTCGGCGAGGACGGCCTGCGGATCGTCGGCGAGGTCGAGAACATCGGGCCCAACCTGACCAAGACGCTGACCGTCAACGCCCCCGAGGGCGACTACTTCACCGCCTGCAAGCCGGGGATGGTCGGCGAGGGCATCCGGACCGGGTTCGCGGTCACCGCCTCCGACGACGACGTCGAGGTGAGTGCGTCGGACCAGGAGCTGATCGACACCGCGGAGGCCAACTACCGCGCCTACGTCCAGGACCAGTCGGCCCAGCTGCTGGAGAAGACCCAGGAGTTCGTCGACCTCTACGAGGCCGGTGACGACGACGAGGCCCGCGCCCTCTACCCGGTGGCCCGGACGAACTGGGAGCGGATCGAGACCGTCGCGGAGTCCTTCGGCGACCTCGACCCGAAGATGGACGCCCGCGAGGCGGACGTCGACTTCGCAGCCGGCGAGAAGTGGACCGGCTGGCACCTGATCGAGAAGGACCTCTGGCCCGAGGACGCCGAGAAGGGCTACCAGCCGCTGACCGCCCGGCAGCGCGTCACCTACGCCGACGACCTGATGGCCAACACCACCGACCTGAACGACCGGATCCAGGCGACCGGCGCCGACGCGCTGGAGTATCCGATCGACGCCATCGCCAACGGCTCGATCGGACTGCTCGAGGAGGTCGCGAACGGCAAGATCACCGGCGAGGAGGAGGCCTGGTCGCACACCGACCTGTGGGACTTCCAGGCCAACGTGGACGGCGCGCGCGTCGCCTACGAGGGCGTCCAGGAGCTGCTCGAGACCAAGGACCCCGAGCTGGCCACCGAGCTGACCGAGAAGTTCGACGCGCTGCAGGCCCTGCTCGACGAGCAGCGCGAGGGTGACGGCTTCGTCCTCTACACCGACCTGACCCAGGACGAGGTCCGGGAGCTCTCGGCGGCGGTCGACGCGCTGGCCGAGCCGCTCTCCCAGCTCACCGCGACGCTCACCGCCTGA
- the efeB gene encoding iron uptake transporter deferrochelatase/peroxidase subunit, giving the protein MTDDETTQRRPRLSRRGLIGGGAAAAGVVGAFAVGRASAEDGTTTAAVASTYPLHGEHQAGIITPAQDRLHFVALDVTTEEREELVDLLRRWTDAAARMTQGEPAGPLGPVEGPAAAPPDDTGEAIGLPASGLTITFGFGPSLFRDARGRDRFGLAERRPAALEELPRFSADVLDPGRTGGDLCIQACAHDPQVAVHAIRNLVRMGFGTTTVRWSQLGFGRTSTTSTSQSTPRNLFGFKDGTANVKAEESDALDEHVWVGEGDDPAGDWLAGGSYLVARRINMTIEVWDRQSLESQENIVGRTKGTGAPLSGGAEFTEPDFEMAGSAGPLIPVDAHVRVVHPDQLDGARMLRRGYNFVDGSNDLGGLDAGLFFLAYVRDPRTHFIPAQRAMAASDALMEYLRFTGQAVFAVPAGVADGEYVGQALFS; this is encoded by the coding sequence GTGACCGACGACGAGACGACGCAGCGGCGTCCCCGGCTGAGCAGGCGCGGCCTGATCGGCGGGGGAGCCGCGGCCGCCGGCGTCGTCGGTGCCTTCGCGGTGGGCCGCGCCAGCGCCGAGGACGGTACGACGACCGCCGCCGTGGCGTCGACGTACCCCTTACACGGGGAGCACCAGGCCGGGATCATCACCCCGGCCCAGGACCGGCTGCACTTCGTGGCGCTCGACGTGACCACCGAGGAGCGCGAGGAGCTCGTCGACCTGCTGCGCCGCTGGACCGACGCGGCCGCGCGGATGACGCAGGGGGAGCCGGCGGGTCCGCTGGGGCCGGTCGAGGGACCGGCCGCGGCTCCGCCGGACGACACCGGCGAGGCGATCGGCCTGCCGGCCAGCGGGCTGACCATCACCTTCGGCTTCGGTCCGTCCCTGTTCCGCGACGCTCGCGGGCGCGACCGGTTCGGCCTGGCCGAGCGGCGCCCCGCCGCGCTGGAGGAGCTGCCCCGGTTCTCCGCCGACGTGCTGGATCCCGGTCGGACCGGCGGTGACCTGTGCATCCAGGCGTGCGCCCACGACCCGCAGGTGGCGGTGCACGCCATCCGGAACCTGGTCCGGATGGGTTTCGGCACGACCACGGTGCGCTGGTCCCAGCTCGGCTTCGGACGCACCTCCACCACGTCGACCAGCCAGTCCACCCCGCGCAACCTGTTCGGCTTCAAGGACGGCACCGCCAACGTCAAGGCCGAGGAGTCCGACGCCCTGGACGAGCACGTCTGGGTCGGCGAGGGCGACGACCCGGCGGGGGACTGGCTCGCCGGAGGGTCCTACCTGGTGGCCCGGCGGATCAACATGACGATCGAGGTGTGGGACCGGCAGTCGCTGGAGTCCCAGGAGAACATCGTGGGCCGCACCAAGGGCACCGGCGCCCCCCTCTCGGGCGGTGCGGAGTTCACCGAGCCGGACTTCGAGATGGCCGGGAGCGCGGGGCCGCTGATCCCGGTCGACGCCCACGTCCGGGTGGTCCACCCCGATCAGCTCGACGGCGCCCGGATGCTGCGCCGCGGCTACAACTTCGTGGACGGCAGCAACGACCTCGGCGGCCTCGACGCCGGCCTCTTCTTCCTCGCCTACGTGCGCGACCCCCGCACCCACTTCATCCCGGCGCAGCGCGCGATGGCCGCCTCCGACGCCCTGATGGAGTACCTGCGCTTCACCGGCCAGGCCGTCTTCGCCGTACCGGCGGGGGTGGCCGACGGGGAGTACGTCGGGCAGGCGCTCTTCTCCTGA
- the serA gene encoding phosphoglycerate dehydrogenase, giving the protein MTDRPVVLIAEELSPATVEALGPDFEIRTCNGADRAELLPAIADVDAILVRSATKVDAEALAAASRLKVVARAGVGLDNVDVKAATQNGVMVVNAPTSNIVSAAELAVALMLAAARNVSPAHAALRNGEWKRSKYTGIELYEKTVGIVGLGRIGVLVAQRLSAFGMKVIAYDPYVQAGRAAQMGVRLVDLDALMAESDFMSVHLPKTPETVGLIGADQLAKAKSSLVLVNAARGGIVDEAALYDALKTGRIAGAGLDVFAKEPCTDSPLFELETVVATPHLGASTDEAQEKAGIAVAKSVRLALSGELVPDAVNVQGGVIAEDVRPGIPLTEKLGQIFTGVAGEVAQQLDVEVRGEITSQDVKVLELAALKGVFSSVVEESVSYVNAPLLAAERGTAVRLVTDPESPDHRNLITLRGTLADGAQVSVSGTLVGLQQRERLVEVNGYDLDIEPTEHLAFFTYTDRPGMVGTVGQILGQAEVNIAGMQVARDAKGGQALVALSVDSAIPAETLGEISAAIDATTIRAVDLTD; this is encoded by the coding sequence GTGACTGATCGTCCCGTCGTCCTCATCGCCGAAGAGCTGAGCCCCGCCACCGTCGAGGCGCTCGGCCCGGACTTCGAGATCCGCACCTGCAACGGTGCCGACCGTGCCGAGCTGCTGCCGGCGATCGCCGATGTCGACGCCATCCTGGTCCGTTCCGCCACCAAGGTCGACGCCGAGGCACTGGCCGCGGCGTCCCGGCTGAAGGTGGTCGCCCGTGCCGGCGTCGGCCTCGACAACGTCGACGTCAAGGCGGCGACGCAGAACGGCGTCATGGTCGTGAACGCCCCGACCTCCAACATCGTCTCGGCCGCCGAGCTGGCCGTCGCGCTGATGCTGGCCGCCGCCCGGAACGTGTCGCCGGCCCACGCCGCGCTGCGCAACGGCGAGTGGAAGCGGTCGAAGTACACCGGCATCGAGCTGTACGAGAAGACCGTCGGCATCGTCGGCCTCGGACGGATCGGCGTGCTGGTCGCGCAGCGCCTCTCCGCCTTCGGCATGAAGGTGATCGCCTACGACCCCTACGTGCAGGCCGGCCGCGCCGCGCAGATGGGTGTCCGCCTGGTCGACCTCGACGCGCTGATGGCCGAGTCGGACTTCATGTCGGTGCACCTGCCCAAGACGCCGGAGACCGTCGGCCTGATCGGTGCCGACCAGCTCGCGAAGGCCAAGTCCTCGCTGGTGCTGGTCAACGCCGCCCGTGGCGGCATCGTCGACGAGGCCGCCCTCTACGACGCGCTGAAGACCGGCCGCATCGCCGGCGCGGGTCTCGACGTGTTCGCCAAGGAGCCCTGCACCGACAGCCCCCTCTTCGAGCTGGAGACCGTGGTCGCCACCCCGCACCTGGGTGCCTCCACCGACGAGGCCCAGGAGAAGGCGGGCATCGCCGTGGCCAAGTCGGTCCGCCTCGCGCTCTCCGGCGAGCTCGTCCCTGACGCGGTCAACGTCCAGGGCGGCGTGATCGCCGAGGACGTCCGCCCCGGCATCCCGCTGACCGAGAAGCTCGGCCAGATCTTCACCGGCGTCGCCGGCGAGGTCGCCCAGCAGCTCGACGTCGAGGTCCGCGGCGAGATCACCTCCCAGGACGTGAAGGTGCTGGAGCTGGCCGCCCTCAAGGGCGTCTTCTCCAGCGTCGTGGAGGAGTCGGTCTCCTACGTCAACGCCCCGCTGCTGGCCGCCGAGCGCGGCACCGCGGTGCGCCTGGTGACTGACCCGGAGAGCCCCGACCACCGCAACCTGATCACCCTGCGCGGCACCCTCGCGGACGGCGCGCAGGTCTCGGTCAGCGGCACGCTGGTCGGCCTCCAGCAGCGGGAGCGGCTGGTCGAGGTCAACGGCTACGACCTGGACATCGAGCCCACTGAGCACCTGGCCTTCTTCACCTACACCGACCGCCCCGGCATGGTCGGCACCGTCGGCCAGATCCTCGGCCAGGCGGAGGTGAACATCGCCGGCATGCAGGTCGCCCGCGACGCCAAGGGCGGCCAGGCGCTGGTCGCCCTCTCGGTCGACTCCGCGATCCCCGCCGAGACCCTCGGTGAGATCTCGGCCGCGATCGACGCGACCACGATCCGCGCTGTCGACCTGACCGACTGA